The genome window GATGACGTCGCCCGACTTGAGGTCCTGGAAGTTCGACAGGCCGACGCCGCATTCGAACCCCGAGCGCACTTCGGCGACGTCGTCCTTGAAGCGCCGGAGCGAGCGGATGTCGCCCTTCCAGATGACGGTGCCGTCGCGCAGGAAGCGCACCTTCGCCCCCCGGGCGATGGCGCCGTGCTGCACGTAACAGCCTGCCACCGCACCCAGGCCGCGGATCCGGAACACCTCGCGCACCTCTGCCTCGCCGGTGACGTGCTCCTCGTAGCTGGGGGCCAGCATGCCCAGCAGCGCGGCCTGGACATCGTCGATGATCTGGTAGATCACCTCGTAGGTGCGGATCTCCACCTGCTCGGTGTCCGCCAGCGACCGGGCCTTGCGATCCGGGCGGACGTTGAAGCCGATGATCGTGGCACCGGAGGTGGCGGCCAGCTGGATGTCGTTCTCGGAGATGGCGCCGACGGCCCGGTGCACGAAGACCATCTTCACGTCTTCGCGTTCGATCTTGCGCAGGGCGTCGATCACCGCTTCGAGCGAGCCGTTCATGTCGGCCTTCACGATGAGCTTCAGGGTGGCCGTCTCGCCCGCCTGGATCTCCTGGAAGATGTCCTCGAGACGGCCCCCGCCGGCCACGACGGACAGGTCGCGGCCCAGGCTGGCGATCCGCTGCCAGTGCTCGCGCGTGCTCGCCACCCGCGCCGCCACCTTCTCGTTCGGCGCCACCACGAAGGTCGCTCCGGCCACAGCGACCGTCGACAGGCCCAGCACGCGGATCGGCGTGCCGGGCGTGGCCTCGCTCACCTGCTCGCCGCGGTCGTTGATGAGGGCCCGCACGCGGCCCCAGGCCGCGCCCGCCACGACCGGCTCCCCGACGCGCAGGCAACCGTCCTGAACCAGCAGGGTGGCCACCGGTCCACGGCCCACATCCAGGTGGGACTCCAGAACCACGCCCTCGGCGCGCCCGCTCGAGTGGGCCTGCAGTTCCTCCAACTCGGCGACCACCAGGATGTGCTCCAGCAGTTCGTCGATGCCGAGGTTCTCCAGGGCCGAGACCTCCACGGTGACGGTATTGCCGCCCCACTGCTCGGGAACCAGGTCGTGTTCGGCGAGTTGCTGCATCACGCGGCTGGGGTTGGCGTTGGGCCGGTCGATCTTGTTCACCGCCACCACGATCGGCACCTCGGCGGCCTGGGCGTGGCTGATGGCCTCGACCGTCTGGGGCATCACGCCGTCATCGGCCGCCACGACCAGGACCACGATGTCGGTCGCCTCGGCGCCCCGCGCCCGCATGGCCGTGAAGGCCTCGTGGCCCGGTGTGTCGATGAAAGTGATCCGGTGACCGTTCTTGCGCACCTGGTAGGCGCCGATGTGCTGGGTGATCCCGCCCGCCTCACCGGCCACGACGTCGGCGTTGCGGATCTGGTCCAGCAGCTTGGTCTTGCCATGGTCGACGTGGCCCATCACGGTCACGACGGGGGGACGCTCGCTGACCTCGGCCTCGTCGTCGCGCTCGACGGCCAGCAGCGCCTGCAGTTCGGTTTCCTTCTCCTCGCCGGGATCCACCAGCCGGATCTCCACACCCAGGTCGGCTGCGAAGAGTTCGATCATCTCGTCGGCCAGGGACTGCGTGGCGGTCACCATCTCGCCGTTCTGCAAGAGGAAACGCACGACGTCGGCAGCGGTGCGGTTGAGCTTCGGTCCGAGTTCCTGGGGGGTGGAGAGCCGTTCCACGACCACTTCGCCCTCCGGGACCGGCGCGTTCTCGGGCGTGTAGGTGGGCGCGTCGACCGGCCGCAGCTC of bacterium contains these proteins:
- the infB gene encoding translation initiation factor IF-2, which encodes AGVPGGRPPGAGAPRAPTGAPGGPPGSRGPGRGGLGRQPQRRRKTRRRRRLVEELRPVDAPTYTPENAPVPEGEVVVERLSTPQELGPKLNRTAADVVRFLLQNGEMVTATQSLADEMIELFAADLGVEIRLVDPGEEKETELQALLAVERDDEAEVSERPPVVTVMGHVDHGKTKLLDQIRNADVVAGEAGGITQHIGAYQVRKNGHRITFIDTPGHEAFTAMRARGAEATDIVVLVVAADDGVMPQTVEAISHAQAAEVPIVVAVNKIDRPNANPSRVMQQLAEHDLVPEQWGGNTVTVEVSALENLGIDELLEHILVVAELEELQAHSSGRAEGVVLESHLDVGRGPVATLLVQDGCLRVGEPVVAGAAWGRVRALINDRGEQVSEATPGTPIRVLGLSTVAVAGATFVVAPNEKVAARVASTREHWQRIASLGRDLSVVAGGGRLEDIFQEIQAGETATLKLIVKADMNGSLEAVIDALRKIEREDVKMVFVHRAVGAISENDIQLAATSGATIIGFNVRPDRKARSLADTEQVEIRTYEVIYQIIDDVQAALLGMLAPSYEEHVTGEAEVREVFRIRGLGAVAGCYVQHGAIARGAKVRFLRDGTVIWKGDIRSLRRFKDDVAEVRSGFECGVGLSNFQDLKSGDVIETYEEREVLPT